In a single window of the Nicotiana tomentosiformis chromosome 8, ASM39032v3, whole genome shotgun sequence genome:
- the LOC138897467 gene encoding uncharacterized protein has translation MVRDCPRLSRGAPPQTTQAPRIPQGPQGSQVMEAAPVVSPPARPARSGGQAGRGHPRGGGQPPFNAFSGRTDATSSDAVIIGIVPSSPLYVSMPVGDPIVVDRVYRLYLVVIGGFETRVDQLLLKMIDYDVISGMDWLSPYYAILDYYTKTMIMAMHGLPQLEWRGILDYIPSIVVSFLKAHRMVEKSCDAYLAFVRDVSADTSTVELVPVVRNFPDVFLADLPGMPPNRDIA, from the exons atggtgagggactgccccagacttagcaggggtgcacctccacagactacacaAGCTCCACGGATTCCACAGGGCCCACAGGGTTCACAAGTCATGGAGGCTGCTCCAGTTGTCTCCCCACCTGCACGGCCAGCTAGGAGTGGGGGTCAAGCAGgcagaggtcaccctagagggggaggccagccTCCTTTCAATGCTTTTTCGGGTAGGACGGACGCTACTTCTTCAGATGcagttatcataggtattgttccg AGTTCTCCtctatatgtgtccatgcctgtgggagatcctattgttgtggaccgtgtttATCGATTatatttagttgttattggtggttttgagaccagggtTGACCAATTGTTACTCAAAATGATAGACTATGATGTTATCtcgggcatggactggttgtcaccctattaTGCTATTTTGGATTATTATACCAAAACTATGATAATGGCTATGCATGGTTTGCCgcagttggagtggaggggtatattggattatattcctagcataGTTGTGTCCTTTCTTAAGGCGCATCGGATGGTGGAGAAGAGTTGTGATGCTtacttagcctttgtgagggatgtcagtgctgatacttctactgttgagttagttccagtagtgagaaaTTTCCCAGATGTATTCctagcagacctaccgggcatgccgcccaatagggatattgcttga